The Rathayibacter caricis DSM 15933 genomic sequence CGCGGCGTCGTTCCTGCTGATCTGCACAACTGTGCTGAAGGCGCCGAGGGAGTAGAGCAGGTCCTGATTGATCACGGCCCGTGCGACGTCGGGGCGCGTCCATTCGACCGAGCGGACATGGTTGAGGGTGTCCGTGCCAGGAACGTATTCGTATCGGCCGGTCACCGTGCCGAAGGCGAGACGACTCTGCTGCTTTAGCGGAAGCACGACGAGATCACCGACAGCCATTCTGTTGGCGAATGCGTTCAGCTGCGCGGCGTAGTTGCCCACTGCTTTGTCAGACTTGCCGGGCATCACCGGGGCAAGAAGCGCGCGCATCGCGGACAGGTCCGTCGCCGGGCTCAGGTCTCCGACCTCGGCGAAGTCAACGGCGGTGCATCCGTGATCGAGCATCCACTGGTCGTAGAACCAGTTCTTCGAGCCACGAACCAGCCAGGCTCTCGGCTCGGTCGTCTCGCCCATGACATCCATCCTTCCGTTCGTGGAGTAGTCGACGCTGCTAGCTGAGCAACGGTGGCAGTGTCGCCATCACCGCGGCGGCGCGATCCCTCTCGTCGAACGGGCCCGGCAAACGGAAGACCATAGCCCCCCACTCCGTCCGGCCAGCTTGCAGGCCGGGTCTGCCCTCGTCGCCGAGTAGCGCCCCTACAGGATGGCGGAAGACGCAGATGACGAGCGGGACGTCGAGAGCTGCGAGCTTGTCGTTCAAGGTGCGGCGGCCGTACTCGATCTCGATCGCGCCGACCCCGCCCTCACTCCTCGTGGGACGCTTCACGACGTCCGTGAAGCCGATCCCTGCAGCGAGCGCGACTTCCTCAAAGTGCCGAGCCGGTGGGCGCGACATCACCCCCGCATCGACCAGACGACCGAGCTGACGCTGCCCCGTCTTTCCTTGGTAATAGTGTCCTGCATCGACACTCGCTGGCGCCGGGTTCAGCCCGACGACCACTGCGCGGAGAGACTCGGGCCAGACATCCGCCAGGGTGAGCACCTCTTCGCCCAGCCACTCCTGGACCGACTGGTAGCCGAGAAGAGGAGCCCTCATGAGGCGCGAATGTCGCGGACTCTCGCGGCCGGGAGTTGCATGAAGCACGTCGAGCACTCATCGGTCACCCTCTCACACTAGTGAGCCCGACCACCATGAAGGCCGATCGCCATCGAAGGGATGCTGGAAGTCCCGGCCGGGAACGGCATGCCCGCGACGAGGTCGACGAACGATTCACCACCGGTCTCGACACGTTCCGCGCGCAGTGAGACCGTCCCGGTGTTGGAGATGGACGTGAGAACGTCGGGCATCCGGCTGAGCGCCCCCTCAGAAGCATGCGGTGACGCACGGGTCGTGCAGCGACATCCGCGGTCAACCGCATCTCAACCGGGGTGACTGCGCCATCTAGGTCACGGGATCGACGCCCGTCGGAGCCACGGAAACCCTCGCCTAGCTTCTACATGGCGGGGGTTTCTCTCGTTTCCGGGGACGTTCGCGGGGCTCGCCCGCCGCGCCGTTCGCCCAGGGTCGCTGCGTAGCCTGGTGAGGCCATGAATCCCGCCGCCTTCCCGCCGCCCGATCCCTCGACCGTCGCTCCTGAGGAGCCCGCGGTCGTCTCCACCGGCGGATGGCCGGCCCCGCACCAGGCCTTCGAGCCGCAGCCGTCGGTCGATACGCCGTACTCGTCGCTCCTCTACCTCCCCGATCCGCGGGTGCGCTGGGGGCTGCCGACGGCGGTGCTGACCATCGCCGGGATCGTGCTGCCGCTCGCGGTGCTGATCGTGCTGTTCGGGCTCGGCGTGCTCCCCTACTCCCCCGCGCTGGCCTTCGCCGGCGCGTTCGGCAGCTACCTCATCGGGCTCGTCGTGCCGGTGCTCGCCTCGCGGCTGCGCGGGCTGAAGTCGCTCGCCCGCGACTACGGGCTGACGTTCCGCTGGATCGACGTGCCGATCGGCATTGGGCTCGGGATCGCCGTGCGGATCGTGATCGTCCTCGTGCTGATCGGGTTCTCGCCGTTCCTCCAGGAGGCGCAGGGCAACCTCGCGCTCGAGCCCGACCCGGTGTGGTTCGTGCTGAGCTCGGTGGTCATCCCCGTCGTCGTCGCGCCGATCGTCGAGGAGATCCTGTGCCGCGGCGTCGTGATGCGGGCGGTGCGCAACCGGATGCTGCGGACGAAGGCCGAGGCCGCTCCTCCGACGCGGGGGCGGCGCGTCTGGGCGGCGGTCTTCAGCATCGTCGCGTCGACGCTCGTCTTCGCGCTGCTGCACGGGCACCAGATGGTGAACCCGGCGACCATCGTCACGCTCGGAGTGACGACCGTCGTCGCCGGCCTCGCCCACGGCTGGATCGCGACGGCGACCGGGCGGCTGGGCGCGGCGATCATCTCGCACGCGACGCTGAACGGCAGCGCGGTGCTGCTGCTGGTGCTGGTGACGGCGCTGGGCTGAGCGAAGCGTCGGGCCCCGACTCCTGGCGGTGGGGGATCTCGATACGCCGCTGCGCGGCTACTCGATCAGCAGGCAGGCAGGCAGGCAGGCGCGGACCGAGACCCGTGACCTCCTGGAGATGGGGGATCTCGATACGCCGCTGTGCGGCTGCTCGATCAGCAGGCGGCGGCGCACCCTGCTGGTCGAGTAGCGCCGCAGGCGCGTATCGAGACCCACGGTGTCCGGAGGTGCGCGATCTCGCTGGACCTCAGACGTCGAGGGCGCGCAGGGGCGGGCGCTCGATCGGGAGCTCGCCGCGGACCTGCTTGTGCAGGCGCTCCATGTCGGCGTCGAGGGCGGCGGCGGTGCGGGCGGCGTCGGCCAGGCCGTCGAGCAGCTCGGAGGGCACCTGGCGGTCGTACTTGTAGTAGATCTTGTGCTCGAGGCTGGCCCAGAAGTCCATCGCGATGGTGCGGAACTGGACCTCGACGCAGACGTCGACGGAGCCTCCCGAGAGGAACACCGGCACCTCGACGATCGCGTGCAGGCTCTTGTAGCCGTTCTCCTTCGGCGACGCGATGTAGTCCTTCACCTCGAGGACGGTCACGTCGGACTGCGAGGTGAGCAGGTCGAAGACGCGGTAGACGTCCGAGACGAAGCTGCAGGTGATCCGCACGCCCGCGATGTCGGTGATCGCTCCCGAGATGCCCTCGAACGTGGTGTCGCAGCCCTTGCGCTCGATCTTCTCGATGAGGCTGTCGGCCGACTTCAACCGGCTCGAGACGTGCTCGATAGGGTTGTACTCCTGCAGCTCGCGGAACTCCTCCTGCAGGATCGACACCTTGGTGACGATCTCGTCCATGCCGAACTTGTACTGGAGCATGAACCGCGCGAAGTCGTCGCGCAGCGCCCGGATCTCGGCGACGGTGCCCGCGTCGAGCGCCTGCGCCCCGGCGTCCGAGAGCGGAGGGACGGGCGAGGGGTCGGGCGAGCGCGGATCCACAGTCGGACACCCTACGCGGACCCGCCCGCCGGGCCGGTGTGAGGTCGGCATGGATCCCCTCACGGCCGCGGCCGCGATACTGAATGCCGTGAGCACCGCCGACTCCGCCGCCGCGCCTGCTGCCGCCTATCCCCCGCCCGATCCGGACACCCTGGTGCCCGGGCGGCCGCCGCGGCGCCGACTCTCGCGCACGGGACGCCGGGTGGTCGCGGGCGGTGCGGCCCTCCTCCTGCTGGCCGGCGGGGGCACGACCGCGGTCCTCGTCCGCGACGCGCTGTCGGAGCAGAGGTACGAGGAGGCGGCGGAGCGGTTCGAGCGGACCGCCGCCGAGCACGACCGTGCGGCGGCCTCGTGGCAGGCGCTCGAGGACTCGGTGGAGGGCGAGACGGCCGACATCCGGCCGGCGCTCGACGAGGCGGGCGACGCGGCCGTCGATCCCGCCGCCCGGGACGCGTACCGAGCGGCGATCGACGCCGTCGTGGACGCGGCGGACGACGTGCCGGTCGCCGAGCCGGTGACGGACGATGCCCCGGAGGCTCCGGAGGGCGCGGACGAGCGCTTCGCCGCGGCCGACGCTCTCGACTCCGACTCCGACGCGCTCGCCTCCGAGGCCGCCGACCAGGACGAGCAGCGGGAGCGCATCCGCCCCCTGCTCGCCGCCGTGACGGACGCCGCGACCGCGTTCACGGAGAGCACCGCGGCGACGGCCGACGCGCTGGTGGCGAGCAGCACCGCGGCGTCGCGCCAGTCCCGCTGGCTCGTCGAGCGGGCGCTCTACGGCTACGGCTCCGAGCGGGCGGCGGTGCGCCTCTCGGAGCCCACCGCTCTGCGGGCCTACCTCGCGCAGGCCGAGGTGATGCGGGTGTCGCAGGAGGAGGGGCTCGCCGAGCGCGCCGCCCCGGACTGGCCGCGGAAGCAGCAGGTGCTCGACTTCGCCGCCTCGATCTCGGGCGGCGTCCCGATCGACATCGAGTGGCGCGAGAGCATCGAGATCGCCGGCACGGCCTACGGCGACCGCGACTCCGGTGCGGGGCTCGCGACGTGGAGTCTGCAGGAGGGAGCGCCGTCGCAGATCCAGCTCACCGAGAGCATCCAGCGCTACTGGGACGCGAGCTGGACGGTGGGCCTGGTCGCGCACGAGGTCGGCCACTCCATCACGTCGAAGGAGAGCTGCTACGACCTGTACCGCGCGGCGCCGTTCGACGGCGACGACGAGAAGTGGGCGACGGCGTGGGCGCTCTCGCTGGGGTACACCGACGGGTCGGGCGTCGAGCCGTACGGCTACCCGGGCGAGGACGCGATCGCGGTCGCCGCGGGATGCCGCTGACGCGTCCTAGCCTGGAGCGATGAGCTCCGAGCCGCGTCCGCTGCGCTACTGCGCGTTCGTCATGAACACCGCCTCCCACATCCAGCACGGACTGTGGCGGCATCCGGAGGCGCGGCAGCACGAGTTCGACGACGTGCAGCTGTGGATCGACCTCGCCCGGACGCTGGAGCGTGGCCGGTTCGACGCGATGTTCTTCGCCGACGTCGCGGGACTCTACGGCCCCGCGGACGGCGACTGGGAGGTCAACGCCCGCGAGGGGCTGCAGCTGCCGAGCAACGATCCGTCGGTGCTGCTCTCGGCCCTCGCGGTGAGCACCGAGCACCTCGGCTTCGCCTTCACCAGCTCGGTGCTGCAGTCGCATCCGTTCGACTTCGCGCGGAAGGTCTCGACCCTCGACCACCTCTCGAAGGGGCGGATCGGCTGGAACATCGTCACGAGCGCGCTCGACGGCGCCGCGCGCAACTTCGGCTACGACCGGCTCGAGGAGCACGACGAGCGCTACGCGTGGGCACAGGAGTACCTCGACGTCGTCTACAAGCTGTGGGAGGGGTCGTGGGACGACGGCGCGCTGCTCCGCGACAAGGCGGGCGCGTTCGCCGACGCGTCCCGCATCCACCGCATCGACCACGTCGGGAAGCGCTACCGCGTGCAGGGCCCGCACCTGTCGGCTCCGTCGCCGCAGCGCACGCCCGTGCTGTTCCAGGCCGGCTCCTCCCCTGCCGGTCGGCGCTTCGCCGCGCGCAACGCGGAGGCGCAGTTCGTCTTCTCGGGGTCGCCCGAGAAGACCCGCGAGCTGATCGCCGACACCCGCCGTCTCGCCGCGGAGGCGGGGCGCGAGGCCGACGTGCCGGCTTTCTACCTCGGTCTGTCGTTCATCACGGGCGACACGGAGGAGGAGGCCCGCCGGGCCGAGCGCGAGATCGACGAGTACCTGTCGTCGGACGCGTTCCTCCTGCACTCGAACCTCGGCTTCGATCCGAAGACGGGTGAGAAGCTCGACCCGGACCTGCCCCTGTCGGCGATCGAGACCTACGCCGGCCAGAGCCACCTGCAGTGGATCCGCGACGCCTCGCCCGACCGCGAGCCGACGGTGCGCGATCTCGCGCGGCTGTCGGCGAAGCTCCGCGGCCGCGTGGTCGGCACTCCGGAGCAGATCGCCGACCACCTGGGCGAGTGGCGCGACTCCGGCATCGATGGGATCAACGTCGTGAACTGGATCCTGCCGGGGAGCTACGAGGAGTTCGTCGACCGGGTGATGCCGGTGCTGCAGGAGCGCGGCCTCGCGCAGACGGAGTACGCGGAGGGCACGCTGCGGCGGAAGCTGTTCGGCACCGACGAGCTGCCGTCGACGCATCCGGCGCGGGCCTACCGGGGCGCGTTCGCCTGAGGCCGGTCCGGCCGCACTCCGTCGGGAGGGGGAGGGATCCGGACGCCGGCCCGCCTACCGTGGAGCGATGACCACTCTGCCGAGCACCGTCTTCTTCTCGCTGTACATCGTCGTCGTGGTGGTGGGCGCGGTGCTCGCCGTGGTCCTCGTGGTGCTGCTGTGCCGCCTCGCGATCGCCGCCCGCGAGATGCTGCAGACCACGACGCGGCTCCGCGAGCTGCAGATCGTGCGGCTGCTCGAGGAGGAGGACGACGGGGTTCCGCCGCAGAACCTGAGCTGAGAGGAAGGGATATCGCCTGACAGGCGACAGACCCCCATCTCAGCAGACGTTCTGCGCAGCGGTCGGCCTCCCCTTCCCGTGCGCGGCGGGCGAGACGAGGATGTGCGCATGATCGACATCGAGAACTGGATCGCCGGCTACGAGACGGCGTGGGCGAGCGACGACCCCGCAGACATCGCCGCGCTCTTCACCGAGGACGCCGAATACTTGACGGCCCCGCACCGCGACGCGATCACTCCGCGCGACGCCATCGTGGAGTGGTGGCGAGCGGAGTCGGAGCCGGCCGAGCCGACCTTCGCGTGGGGTCTCGTCGCGCTGACGGACGAGACGGCGGTGGTGCAGGGGCGGACCGTGTACCCGGGAGCGGAGACGTACCTGAACCTGTGGATCATCCGCTTCGCTCCGGACGGGCGGGCGTGCTCGTTCACGGAGTGGTTCATGGAGGAGCCGGCGGACTCGGTCTCCTGAGGGGCGCGGCTGCTGGTCTCGAGACGCCGCTGCGCGGCTACTCGACCAGCACAGGCGGGGTCAGAGCTGAGCGCCCGGGACGGCGAAGGTGTCGCAGTCGACGGCGTCACCCTCGAAGCCGGCCTCGAACCAGCGCTGGCGCTGCTCGGCCGAGCCGTGGGTCCAGCCCTCGGGGTCGACCGTGCCGGTCGCCTGCTCCTGGATCCGGTCGTCGCCGACGGCCGCCGCCGCGCCCAGGGCGTCCTGGTACTCCTGAGCGGTGACCGGCTTGAGGTAGGGCGTGCCCGTCTCGTCGGGGACCGTCGAGGCGTCGCCGACCCACGCGCCGGCGAAGCAGTCGGCCTGCAGCTCGAGGCGCACCGAGTCGGAGTCGGGGCCGGTGCCGGAGCGGTCGGCCGACTCCATCGCGCCGGTCAGGTTCTGGATGTGGTGGCCCCACTCGTGGGCGAGGATGTACATCTGCGCGAGCGATCCGCCCGAGGTGTCGAACCGGGTCCGCAGCTCGTCGAAGAACTCGGTGTCGAGGTAGATGGTCTGGTCCGGCGGGCAGTAGAACGGTCCGACGGCCGCCGTCGCGCCGCCGCATCCGGTGCTCGTCTCGGTGTCGAAGACGATGACGCCGCCCGGAGTCGTGTAGGTCGCGCCGATCGTGCCGGTCGCGGTGCCCCAGTAGCGGTCGAGCGACTCGGCCGCGCCCTCGAGGCGGCAGTCGACCTCGGCGTTGGCGTCGGCGCCGCTGTCGCAGGCGACCGCGGTGCTGGTGATCTGCTCGGGCGACGTGCCGCCTCCGCCGACCAGACCGCCGAGCCCCGAGAGATCCACGCCGAGCAGCTGCGACAGCAGCGCGAGCACGACGACCACGCCTGCGCCGCCGCCGACGGCGATGCCCGTGGTGCGTCCGCGCCGGCGGACCTTGCCGCCGCTGAGCTGGGAGTCGTCGTTGAAGGTCATGCGGTCACGGTAGTGCTCCGGCGCCGCCCGCCGCCGGGGCTTGCGGAGGGGCGGATCAGCCCCAGCGCGACTCGCTCGTGGCGCGGATGATCTCGAGCAGCGCGTCGCGCAGAGGCCCGTGCTCGAGGCTGCCCGGGAACATGTCGACCTCGAGCCGGTGCGCGCGCTGCCACGCCTCGGTGCCCTTCGCGGTCAGCGAGACGAGCTGGCGGCGGCGGTCGGCGGGGTCGCTCCTGCGCTCCACGTGCCCCTCGCGCTCGAGCCGCTCGATGGTGCGCGACATGGTCTGCACCTCGACGTGGGCCGACGCGGCGAGCGCCTTCTGCGCCACGGGACCCCCCTGCAGCAGGTGGAGGACGATGAGGCCCGCGTGGGTCAGGCCGATCTCGGCGAGCGCGCCGTGCCAGGCGTGCTCGACCATGCGGGACGCCGTCGACAGCAGCCGGCCCGTGGGCCAGCTGTCCATCTCCGAGGCGGCGTCCGGGCGCATCCGCTCAGGATAGACCCGGCTGCCGGCCCCCTCTGCTCACTCCGCGAAACGGTCGGTCGCCTCGATGAGCGCGTCCAGGATGCCCGGCTCGTCGAACGCGTGGCCGGCGTCGGCGATGAGGTGGAAGTCGGCCTCGGGCCACGCGCGGTGCAGGTCCCAGGCGGTGAACGCAGGGGTGCACATGTCGTAGCGGCCCTGCACGATGACCGCGGGGATGCGGCGCAGTACCTGGGCGTCGCGGATCAGCTGCCCCTCCTCGAACCAGCCCTGGTGCACGAAGAAGTGGTTCTCGATCCGCGCGAAGGCGAGCGCGAAGGCGGGGTCGGACCAGGCCTCGATCATCTCGGGCTTCTGCAGGAGCGAGATGGTCGACGCCTCCCAGGTGGTCCAGGCGACGCCGGCCGGACCGTGCACGGCAGGGTCCTCGTCGTGCAGGAGGCGGTAGTACGCCTCGATGAAACTGCCGCGCTCGGAGGCGGGGACGACCGCGGTGTAGGACTCCCAGAGGTCGGGGTAGACGGCCGCCGCGCCGCCCTCGTAGAACCACTCGAGCTCGGCGCGGCGCAGGGTGAAGATTCCGCGGAGGACGATCTCGCTGACTCGATCCGGGTGCGTCTCGGCGTACGCGAGGGCGAGGGTCGAGCCCCAGGAGCCGCCGAGGACGAGCCAGGTCTCGATGCCGAGGTGCTCGCGCAGGCGCTCGATGTCGCCGACGAGGTACCAGGTGGTGTTCGTCGAGAGGTCCGCACCGGGCTCGCTGGCGTGCGGGGTCGAGCGTCCGCACATCCGCTGGTCGAAGAGGACGATGCGGTACTTCGCGGGATCGAAGAGGCGGCGGTGGGCGGGCGAGGTGCCGGCGCCGGGGCCGCCGTGCAGGAACACGACGGGCTTGCCGTCGGGGTTGCCCGAGACCTCCCAGTAGACGGAGTGGCCGTCGCCGACGTCGAGCATGCCCGATTCGAAGGGCTCGATCTCGGGGTAGAGGGTGCGCATGCTCGGCACTCTACGGAGTCGCAGTGGCGCGTTCGGCGATCTCGGCGGCGCGGTGCGGGATCGACCGGGCGCGGCGGTGCCTCCGCTCGATCGCCTGACCGGCGTAGGCGGCGGCCACGATCAGGGCGGCCCCGAGGGCGCCGAGAGGCCCGATCGCCTCGCCCGCGAGCACGGTGCCGACCAGCAGCGCCCAGACCGGCTCGGTCCCCATCAGGATGCTCGCCCGCGACGCGGAGGTGCGCCGCACCGCCCAGAGCTGCACGACGAAGGCGAAGACCGAGCAGAGCAGACCCAGGAAGAGCACGTTCCCCCAGGCCGCCGCATCGAGAGCGGCCGCCGCGGCCGGGAGGGAGGGGCCGGCGATCAGCGAGAACGCGCCGGCGCAGACGAGCATCTGCACGAGCACCACGCCGAGCGTGCCGTCGGAGCGATCCCGCGTCAGGTGCCCGCTCGCCGTGACGTGGACGGCGCGGACCACCGCGGCCGCGATCACCAGCGCATCGCCCGGGGCGGGCGCGCGGAGGCCGCCGTCCGAGACGAGCAGCGCGACTCCGACCACGGCCGCAACCGCGGCGACGAAGAACGAGCGCGGGAGCCAGGAGCGGGACGCGAGGCCCTCGAGCACCGGGGTCATCACCAGCGCGAGGCTGATCAGCAGGCCCGCGTTGGTGGCGGAGGTGAGGTGCACGCCCCAGGTCTCGAGGCCGATCACCGCGGCCTGCGAGCAGCCCAGCAGCGCGGCGATCGCGAGTCCCCGGCCGCGAGGGAGCCGCTCGCGGCGCGCGACGCAGAGCAGACCGGTCGCCGCCGCGGCGACGAGGAAGCGGAGGGCGACGGCCGCGGGCACACCGGTCTCGGCGGCCAGGTCCTTCGCCGCGAGGAAGCTCGCTCCCCAGACCGCGGCGACGCCGAGCAGGAGCAGATCGGCGGCGGTGTCGGCGGAGCGGCGTGAAGGCATGGGGCTACTGTCGAGGCCTGGACGATGAAGAACAACGGGCATCGTCTTGATCGACGATGAAGGGAACGCTCATGGATCCGGCGCGACTCCGTCTCCTCCGCGAGCTCGGCGACCGCGGGAGCGTCGCCGCCGTCGCCGCGGCGCTGCACGTCAGCGCCTCGGCCGTGTCGCAGCAGCTCGGCGCCCTGCAGGCCGGGATCCCGGTGCCGCTGACCGTGCGCAGCGGCCGCCGGCTCGTGCTCACCGAGGCGGGCGAGGCGCTCGCCGTCGCGGGAGCGCGGGTGGAGGAGGCGCTGGCCGACGCCCGCGCGGCGGTCGGCTCGTTCCTCGAGCAGGACGACCGGCCCGTGCGGGTCTCGGCGTTCCACAGCGCCGGGCTCACGCTCTTCGGTCCGCTCCTGCGCGCCCTGGGCGAGGGCCAGCAGGTCGCGCTCGCCGACGCCGACGTCGCCCAGGACCGCTTCGCCGGGCTGACCGCCGATCACGACCTCGTGATCGCGCACCGCCTCGCCCACGATCCGGAGTGGCCGACCGCGCGCCTCGTCGTCACTCCGCTGCTCGTCGAACCGCTCGACATCGCCCTGCACGCCGCGCACCCGCTCGCCGGGCAGTCGAGCATCCGGCCCGAGCAGCTCCGCGACGAGCGCTGGATCTCAACGCATGAGGGCTTCCCCCTGGCAGGTGTGCTCGACCACCTCGGCGCGCTGGCGGGGCGGGCCCCGCGCATCGAGCACCGGATCAACGAGTTCTTCGTCGCCGCCGAGGTGGTCCGCACCGGCGCCGCGATCGCGGTCATGCCCCGGGTCACGGCGGCGGCTCTCGCCGTCGACGGCATGGTGCTGCGGCCGGTGGACGGAGTGGCGCTCGTCCGTCACGTGGACGTGCTCGCCCGGCCCGACGCGCTCGCGCACGCCCCGGTGCGGCGTGTGCTCGCGGCGCTGCAGGAGGTGGCTCGCGGTCGGCTGACGTCCCTCAGACCGAGCGGATCCGACGCGAGAGAGGCATGACGTTCAGGTGGGCGGCCGAGCCGCATCGCTCTGCGGGGAGGCGCGGATGGCGGATCGCATCGCCTCGGCCGTCCTGAATCCGGTCTGGCGGGCGACGCGCTGCGCCTCGGTCCGGTCGGGTCTCGCACCGAGGCGGCGGAGAGCCTCACGGGCGCGGATCTCGCGGATCACCGATCGGGGCGAGGAGTCGATGCTGCGGAAGGCGCGTTGGAGTGAGCGCTCCGACACGGAGACGATCCGAGCCAGCTCCTCGACCGAGAAGTCGGGATCATGTGCCCGATCCTCGACCGCGCGAACCGCACGACGCACGAGATCGACGCTCGTCGCCGACGCGCCCGACCAGGGATCGCCCGCCCGGAGTACGGCGACCGTCAGATCCTCGAGGGCGCGACGTGCGGCCGGCCACGCCTCATCGGCCGGTGTCGCCGATCCGGCGAGGAGCGCGTGGCACGCCGCGGCGAGGGTTTCTCTGTAAGCCGTACCGGGAACGAGCGCCGCCGAGCGCGGGCCGGACCTCGCGTCGAGCGGGGACCGCTCCGAGAGAGCCACTTCGATCCTCGCCAGACTCTCGGGAACGGCGAAGGACTCGGCGCTCGACAGCAGAACGGCGTCCCCGCTCTGGACGCGACGGCCGTCCGCCATCACGGCGGCACCGTCCAGCACGAGCAGGAGCAGTGGAGTGGGCCGGGTCTGCATCGCCAGCGTCGTCGCTGTGTTCCAGACCCGCGCGACCGAGAACCCGTCGTCGTGCAACGCGTCCGCGTAGAGGCGCAGAGCAGGATCCGGTGGAACGGTCGCTCCGCGACGACCGAGCCACCCCGCGGCGGACGCGCCCGACAGGGAGAGCCTGCGCTGCGCGGGAGGGAGGTCGGTCGGCATGAGGTCCCGTCGTCATGGGTCGCTCGCGAGGTGAGGGCGGAGTTCGATCGTGCCCACACGGCTCCAGATGCCGCTCGCTGGGCGCTCGACCCGACGGTTCGAACGGGCCGACCCGACAAGACCGTCCGAGGAGTGCCGACCGTCGCCGACTCTGGTCGACGTCATCACCCCTCGAAAGGAACCCGCTCATGAGCGCCTCGAAGAACCTCCCCGTCCCGCCGACCCCCCTTGAGCACGACGGTGCTCCTGTTCTGCGCCGGACGATCGTCGCCGGAGCCGCGTGGACGATCCCGGTCGTCGCCGGAGCCGCTGCCGCACCGCTCGCCGCGGCCTCCGATCCGCAGCCCGTCCAGACCGTCGACCTCGACATCACCTACGCGCAGATGGGCTCCATCGGCGGCACCGTCGCCTACGCCGGCCCGACCGGCGAGCCGGGCTGGGGGCAGAACAGCGGACTCACTCTCCACCTCCAGGTGACCAACAACGGACCAGGGACGGCGACGCAGTTCACCATCGACACCTACTTCGACCC encodes the following:
- a CDS encoding helix-turn-helix domain-containing protein, whose product is MPTDLPPAQRRLSLSGASAAGWLGRRGATVPPDPALRLYADALHDDGFSVARVWNTATTLAMQTRPTPLLLLVLDGAAVMADGRRVQSGDAVLLSSAESFAVPESLARIEVALSERSPLDARSGPRSAALVPGTAYRETLAAACHALLAGSATPADEAWPAARRALEDLTVAVLRAGDPWSGASATSVDLVRRAVRAVEDRAHDPDFSVEELARIVSVSERSLQRAFRSIDSSPRSVIREIRAREALRRLGARPDRTEAQRVARQTGFRTAEAMRSAIRASPQSDAARPPT
- a CDS encoding DUF11 domain-containing protein: MSASKNLPVPPTPLEHDGAPVLRRTIVAGAAWTIPVVAGAAAAPLAAASDPQPVQTVDLDITYAQMGSIGGTVAYAGPTGEPGWGQNSGLTLHLQVTNNGPGTATQFTIDTYFDPSSYANGSASNNRVPGGFTIASVFPSGGFAVVRMVWNGSLAPGQSVDTYLDWSTPGWIGGERRITTLASYLIQAEPGDTNGGNNAQQSTPYYWLKQL